Below is a window of Paraburkholderia kururiensis DNA.
CTCTCGGCGCTGCACAAGGAATTTCCGCGCGTGCATTTCGCCGACGAACTCTTCGTGATCGATCGCGACCGGCTCACCTGCACGGGCGGCACCGCGCCGCTCGACCTCATGCTGAACCTCGTGGAAGCGCGCCTCGGGCAGCGGCTTGCCGCGCAGGTCTCGGAGCAGTTCATCCTGGAGCGCATTCGCAGCGCGAGCGACCCGCAGCCCATTCCCGTCGACGCACGCGTGGGCTTCTCGCGCGCGGAGCTGGTCGAAGTGGTGCGGCTCATGGAAGCCAACATCGAAGAGCCGCTTTCGCTCGAAGAACTCGCGCGGCTCGTGCAGCTTTCCACGCGGCATTTGCAGCGCATGTTCAAGGTGTATCTGAACGTGTCGCCCACGCATTACTACCTGTCGTTGCGCCTCAAACGCGCGCGCGACCTGCTGCGCACCACCGACGCCACCATTGCGCGCGTGACCACCGTGTGCGGCTTTCACTCGCCGTGCCACTTCAGCAAGGCCTATCGCGCGCAATTCGGCCACGCGCCGAGCGCCGAACGGCGGCTGGCAAGCTGAGACATCAATACCAGCCCAATAACCGATTTCACGACAGACCAATCGATCACCCGAGGAGAATCACAATGAAACTCAAGCTGTTTGCTGCCGCCGGGGCACTCGCCGCAGCCGTCACGATGGTTCACGCGGCCGAGCCCGCCGCCTGCCGAAACGTGCGCTTTGCGGACGTGGGCTGGACCGACATCGCGGCCACCACGGGCCTCGCGTCGACGGTGTTCGAGGGGCTCGGCTACCACCCGACGAAGACCATCGCGTCGGTGCCCATCACGTTTGCGGGCATCAAGAGCAAGCAGATCGACGTGTTTCTCGGCTACTGGTCGCCCACCATGGACCCCATCATCACGCCGTTCGTGAAGGCCGGCACGATCAAGGTGCTCGCCACGCCGAACCTCACGGGCGCGAAATACACGCTGGCCGTGCCGGACTACGTCTATAACGGCGGGCTGAAGTCGTTCGCGGACATCCAGAAATTCGCGGACAAGCTCAACGGCAAGATCTACGGCATCGAGCCCGGCAACGACGGCAACGCGCTCATCAAGAAGATGATCGACGGCAACCAGTTCGGGCTCGGCAAGTTCAAGCTCGTGGAATCGAGCGAGGCGGGCATGCTCGTGGAAGTGAACCGCGCCATTCGCGACAAGCAATGGATCGTGTTCCTCGGCTGGGAGCCGCACCCCATGAACGTGCAGATGAAGATCGATTACCTTGCGGGCGGCGACGACGTATTCGGCCCGAACTACGGCGAAGCGAAGGTCTTCACGGCCACGCCGCCCGACTACGCGGCGCGCTGCCCGAACGCGGCGAAGCTCGTGTCGAACCTGCAGTTCACCACGACGATCGAGAACCGCGTGATGATGCCCATCATGAACAAGGAAGACGCGAACAAGGCCGCGCTCGAGTGGCTGAAGGCGAATCCGAAAGTACTCGACCAGTGGCTGGCGGGCGTGAAGACGTTCGACGGCAAAGACGGTTTGCCTGCAGTGAAGGCTTATATCTCCGCACATTGAATCGCGGCACATTGAATCGCGGCACATTGAGTCTGTAGCGGAGGCGCACGGCTGCGATGCCGTGTGCCTCACACGCTATACGTCCGGCTATACGTCCGAAATTGCGCGCTCAAACGTGAATATCGAACCCCTGCGCGTACGCCTCCAGATCGCTGTCGTCCCAGAGCCGGCCGTCCACCAGTACCGGTGACGCGTCGTGCGAGGGCACGGCGATCTGCATGGCCGCCGCTGCTTCGCGATAAAGCGCGGTCTGGTTGATCGCAGCCGCCACCGCCAGATAGTCCACCGTATCGATCAGCCCCCAGCGCCGGTATTGCGTAAGAAACCACGCACCGTCCGACGGACGCGGATAGTTCACGTTGCCGCCGTCGAAGAAGCGCACGGGCAGGCGCTTGCCGTAGACGCCTTCGCGCACGTCGTCGGGCAGCACGGCCGCAAGGCGCGGCGCAATCAGTTCGTGCGGCACGCCGATGAACTCCGGCTGTGCGAGCCATTGAGCCGTGTCGTCGCGATGCCCTGGGTCGTCGAGCCAGCGGCACGCATCGAGCATGGTCTGCACGAGCGCGCGTGCCGTACGCGGATGGCGCGTCACGAATTCACGCGTTGCCGCGAGCACTTTCTCCGGATGGTCGGGCCAGATTTCGCTCGTGAAAAGTACGGTACGTCCCGCATGACGCGCCTGCGCCGCCGCGTTCCACGGCTCGCCGGCGCAGAAGCCGTCGAGTTGCCCCGCCGTGAGCGCATCGCCCATCTGCGGCGGCGGAATCACCACGCTTTCGATATCGCGCAACGGATGCACACGCTCCGACGCGAGCCAGTAGTACAGCCACATCGCATGCGTGCCGGTAGGAAACGTCTGTGCGAAGACGGGCTTGCGGCCCAGCGTGGCGAGCGCATCGTGCAGCGTGCGGTGCTCGTCGAGGGCGTCGGCCAGGCGGTTCGACAGCGTGATGGCCTGGCCGTTGCGGTTGAGCACCATCAGCACCGCCATGTCGGCCTGCGGGCCGCCGATGCCCAGTTGCACACCATAGGCGAGGCCGTAGAGCGCATGCGCTGCATCGAGTTCGCCGCACAGCAGCTTGTCGCGCACGGCGGCCCACGAAGGCTGCCGGCACAGTTCGAGCGTGAGGCCATAGGCGTGGCCGAATTCGAGCATCTTCGCGGCCACGAGCGGCGCCGCGTCGGTGAGCGCGACGTAGCCCAGCCGCAGATGCGTCTTTTCGGGCGCGCCCGCCGCGCGTGGCTTCGCGTTCGCGGCGAGGGAGGAGGGTTCGTTCATTGCGGTTCCGTCATGTCGGCAGGCCGTCTGCATCGACGATCTGGCGCGCCGCCTCGGCCATCTTCACGCCCTGGTCCATCGCGCGCTTTCTGAGCGTGGCGTAGGCGGCGTGCTCGGTCATCTTGCGGCGATCCATCAAGAGACGTTTGGCGCGGTCGATCAACTTGCGCTCCGCCAGTTCGGTTTCGGCCTGCGCGAGGCGCTCGCGCAACTGCGCCTCCTGGGCGAAGCGCGCGAGCGCGACTTCGAGAATGGGCGCGATGCGCTCGCTCGCGAGTCCTTCCACGAGATAGGCCGTCACGCCCGCGCCCACGGCGTCGCGAATCAACTGCTGGTTCCCGTCGTTGCTGAACATCAGCACGGGCCGCGGTGCCGTGGCGTTCATGACGGCGAGCTGTTCGAGCGTGTCGCGCGAAGGCGATTCGGTGTCGATGATGATGACGTCCGGCCGTTCCGTGGCGACCACGTGGTGCAGCGCCTGCGGGGTCGCGGTGGCGGGCAGCATCTCGTAGCCGAGCCGCGCGAGCGCGTCGCGCAGATCGCCGATGGGCTTTTCGGTGTCGGTAACGAGCAGTACACGCAGCATGGTGGAGGCGAGTTTAGCGCAGCCCGGCGCGTGGCGGCGTTTGCCATGCGGCTGCGTGCTGTGTGTCGCTGGAAGGCACGGCCGTTGCCGCGGGCTTTTCGCACAGCCGCTTCAATTCCGGCACGCACGACCCGCACACCGTGCCGCAGCCCAGCGTTGCCTTCAACTCGACCACCGTGGCGCCGCGCCCGATGGCCGCTTCGATGCGCGAGCGCGGCACCTGCATGCAGGTGCACACCATCGGGTCGCGCGGCGCGGCGTTTTCGCGCTGCGCGCTGAAGACGGCAAAGCGCGGGCCGGTCCACGGTTGGGCATCCACGAGCCGCGCCAGCAGCGCGTCGCCGCCCGTTGCGTCGCCCGCCAGCACGAAACCGTCGATCACGTTGTCGCGCCACAGCACGCGCTTGTCGAGGCCGCGCCGCGCATCGCGGTATTCGAGCACGTCTTCGCCCGCGGGCAGATCGAGCGCGGCATGCAGACGGTCGAGCCACGTCGCGGGCGTTTCAGCGCTCTCCCCGGAAGGCGAGGCAAAAGCGGGCGCCGCCGTGTGCGCGGCGCGCAGCACGATCACGTCGTCGGCCTCGATGCGGATGGACGCGTACGCGCACGCGGCGAGCAGCGGCTGAAGCGCCGCCTGCAACGCGAGCACGTTGCCGCGCCGCGCGGCCACGAGCCGCCAGGGCAGCGGCGCGGCTTCGATGCGCACCGCGGCGTGCTTGAGTTCGGGCTGGCGCGAATGCGGATCGGTGGCGCCGATGGTGGCCTCGTTGATGCCGCCGCTCGAAATGAACTGGCCGTTCCAGTGCATCGGCACGAAGACGGTGCCGGACGTCACGTCTTCCGAGAGCTGCACGGGCAGCACGAGGCTGCCGCGACGACTCTTCACGCGCACGAGATCGCCTTCCGCGAAGCCGCGCCGCGCGGCGTCGGCGGGCGAGAGGTTGACGGCGGCCTCGGGCGCGTGCGCGAGCAGTCTGGCGACGCGGCCCGTACGGCTCATGCCGTGCCATTGGTCGCGCAACCGGCCCGTGATGAGCCGGAACGGGAAGCGCGCGTCCGTGGGCTCGGCCACGGGCTGGTAGCGCGGCGCATGAAAACGCGCGCGGCCGTCGGCGGTGGCGAACACGCCGTCGGTGTAGCGGCGCGCGGCGCCTTGCGTGCGGCCCGCCGGAAACGGCCATTGCTGCGGCCCCTCGTCTTCGAGCACCGCGTAGCTCAATCCGCCGATGTCGAGATCGCGCCCCACCGTGAGCCGGCGATGCTCGTCGAACGCCGCTTCGGGCGAGGCGAAACCGAAGAGCGGCGAGGCGTTCGCGCCCCGTGCTTCACGTCTGTTCGCGAGGCGTTGCTCCATGCGTTGCGCCACCTGATCGGCGATCCACCAGTCGGGCTTCGCTTCGCCCGCCGCGGGCACGGCGGCCCGCACGCGCGAGATGCGCCGCTCCGAATTCGTCACCGTGCCCGACTTCTCGCCCCACGTGGCCGCGGGCAGCAGCACGTCGGCGAAGGGCACCGTGTCGGTCTGCGTGAATGCGTCCTGCACGACGACGAACTCCGCCTTGGCGAGCGCTTCGCGCACCTTCGCGATGTCGGGCATGGAATGCACGGGGTTCGTGCAGACGATCCACACGGCCTTGATCTTGCCGCTGCGCACGGCCTCGAACAGCTCGACGGCGGGCAGCCCCGGCGTGGCGGGCACGGAGGGCACGCCCCACAGCCGCGCCACTTCCTCGCGATGCGCCGCGTTGCCGATCTCGCGATGCGCCGCGAGCATGGTCGCCATGCCGCCCACTTCGCGGCCGCCCATCGCGTTGGGCTGGCCCGTCAGCGAGAACGGACCGGCGCCGGGCCGGCCGATCTGCGCCGTGGCCAGATGCAGGTTGATGAGGGCGAGGTTCTTGTCGGTGCCGTGGCTCGACTGGTTGAGGCCCATGCAATAGAGCGAGAGCGCGGCCTCGCTCGCGCCGAACCATTCGGCGGCCTGCATGAGGTCTTCTTCGCGGATGCCGCACAGGCCCGCGGCCACGCGCGGCGTGTACTCGCGCACCATCGCCTTCAACGCGGCGAAGCCTTCGGTATGGCGCTCGATGTACGCGCGGTCGATCAACCCTTCCCAGATGAGGTGATGCAGCATGCCGTTGAAGAGCGCGACGTCGGTGCCGGGCTGGATGGCGAGATGCAGGTCGGCCGACGCCGCCGTGTCGGTGCGGCGCGGGTCGACGACGATCCAGCGGATCGCCGGGTTCGCGGCCTTCGCCGCTTCGAGCCGCCGAAACAGCACGGGGTGCGCCCACGCCATGTTGCTGCCCGCGAAGAGCACCGTGCGCGCCGCTTCGAGGTCTTCGTAGCAGGTGGGCGGACCGTCCGCACCCAGCGCCATCTTGTAGGCGCTCACGGCGCTCGACATGCAAAGCCGCGAGTTCGTATCGATGTTGTTGGTGCCGATCAACCCCTTCGCGAGCTTGTTGAAGACGTAGTAGTCCTCGGTGAGCAACTGGCCCGAGACGTAGAACGCCACGGCGTCCGGGCCATGCCGTTCCACCACGTGCGCGAAGCGCTCGGCCACGGTGTCGAGCGCCACGTCCCAACTGACCTGACGGCGCGCTTCGGAGCGATGCTCGCGCATTTCGGGCACGAGCGCGCGGCCCGTTTCGCTTTGCGCCGTGAGCGCGAGCGAGAGCCCCTTCGTGCAGAGCTTGCCGAAATTGGCGGGATGCTCGGGGTCGCCTTGCACGCCCGTGATGCGGCCGCCTTCCGACTCGATGAGCACGCCGCAGCCGACGCCGCAGTAGCAGCAGGTGGAACGGGTGACGGTCTTCATGACGTGTACGCGCTCAGGCGCGGCCGAGATCGACATGCACGAGCCCGTCTGCGTCCACCTTCACCGGAAAGCGTCCCGCGCAGCCTTCGTCCGGCGCGCGTGCTTCGCCGCTCGCAAGGTCGATGTTCCATGCGTGCAGCGGGCACGTCACCGTTTCGCCGTGCACGATGCCTTCGGACAGCGCGCCGCCTTTGTGCGGGCAGCGGTCGCGCAGCGCGAAGACCTTGTCGCTCGCGGTGCGAAAGAGGGCGATGTTGCCGCCCAGGCTTTCATCGCGTTGCAGCACGCGGCTGCCCAGTGGCGGAATGTCTTCGACGCGGCAGACGGGCGTCCATGCCGGGCCGTTCCGCTGGCCGTGTTCGCTTGCTTCGCGCGCCATGATCTGGATTTCCATCGTGTGTTCCTTGTACGTCATTGCGCTGCTCGTGGTGGGGCTCATGGTGCTGCTCAAGCAACCACCTTGAGCGGAATGTATTCGTGCTTGCGGGCGCCGCCGATGCGCGCTTCCCACGGATCGGGCAAGCCTTCCAGCGAATACAGCAGCCGCTCGTAGAGCGCCTTGCGGCTCGCTTCGTCTTCCACCACTTTCTTCTTCACGTAGTCCAGACCCACGCGCGCGATGTAGTGCACCGTGCGGTCGAGGTAATACGCCTCTTCGCGATAGAGCTGCAGGAATGCGCCCGTGTACTCCTTCACTTCCTCGGCGTTCTTCACCTTGACGAGGAACTGCGCCACTTCGGTGCGAATGCCGCCGTTGCCGCCCACGTAGAGTTCCCAGCCGCTATCCACGGCAATTACGCCGACGTCCTTGATGCCGGCCTCGGCGCAGTTGCGCGGGCAACCGGAGACCGCGAGCTTCACCTTGTGCGGCGACCACATGTTGGCAAGCATCGTTTCGAGATCGATGCCCATCTGCGTGCTGTTTTGCGTACCGAAGCGGCAGAACTCGCTGCCCACGCAGGTCTTCACGGTGCGGATCGACTTGCCGTACGCGTGGCCCGACTTCATGCCGAGGTCGCGCCACACGTTCGGCAGGTCTTCCTTGCGCACGCCGAGCAGGTCGATACGCTGGCCGCCCGTTACCTTGACCATCGGCACGTTGTATTTCTCGGCGACGTCGGCGATGCGGCGCAGTTCGCTCGGGTTCGTCACGCCGCCCTTCATCTGCGGCACCACGGAGAACGTGTTGTCCTTCTGGATGTTCGCGTGGACGCGTTCGTTCACGAAGCGGCTTTGCGGATCGTCCACGGCATCGCGCGGCCAGGTGGAGATCAGGTAGTAGTTGATGGCGGGGCGGCACGTGGCGCAGCCGTTGGGCGTGCGCCATTCGAGGAAATCGTAGACCTGGCGGTGCGTGAGCAGGCGGTGCTCGCGAATTGCCTTGCGCACTTCGCCGTGGTTGTGGTCGGTGCAGCCGCAGACGGCCTTCGTCTTCGGCGTTTCCTGGAAGTTCGTGCCCACCGTGTTCATCAGAATCTGCTCGACGAGGCCCGTGCACGAGCCACACGAACTCGCGGCCTTGGTGTGCTTCTTCACGTCGTCCACGGTGAAGAGGCCCTTTTCGGTGATCGCCTTGACGATGGTGCCCTTGCACACGCCGTTGCAGCCGCACACTTCGTCGCTGTCCGCCATCGCGCTGGCGCGGCTCTGGCCTTGCACGCCCGCATCGCCCACGCTCGATTCGCCGAACATGATGTGGTCGCGCAACTCGCCCAGCTTGCGGCCCTCGCGCAGCAGCTTGAAGTACCAGGCGCCGTCCGCCGTGTCGCCGTAAAGGCACGCGCCCACCAGTTGATCGTCCTTGATGACGAGCTTCTTGTAGACGCCGCCCGCGGGGTCGGAGAGCACGATTTCCTCGCAGCCGTCGCCGCCGTTGAATTCGCCGGCGGAGAAGAGGTCGATGCCCGTCACCTTCAGCTTGGTCGACAGCACCGAGCCCTTGTAGCTGCCGATGCCCATCAACGCGAGATGGTTCGCGCAGACCTTCGCCTGCTCGAAGAGCGGCGCGACGAGACCGTAGGCGATGCCGCGATGGCTCACGCATTCGCCCACGGCGTAGATGCGCGGGTCGTAGGTTTGCAGCGTGTCGTTCACCACGATGCCGCGATGGCAGTGCAGGCCGCACGATTCGGCCAGCGTCGTGTTGGGCCGAATGCCGGCGGCCATCACGACGAGGTCGGCGTCAATCGTTTCGCCGTCCTTGAACTTCACGCCGCTCACGTGGCCCGCTTCGTTGCCGAGAATCTCCGTAGTGGCCTTCGAGAGCATGAACTGCAAGCCGCGCGCTTCCAGCGAACGTTGCAGCAGCTTGCCTGCGGTGGCGTCGAGCTGGCGTTCGAGCAGCGTGTCGGCCAGATGCACCACGGTCACGTCCATGCCGCGCAGCTTGAGGCCGTTGGCGGCCTCCAGCCCCAGCAGGCCGCCGCCGATCACCACCGCGCGCTGCTTCACTTCGGCGGCGTCGATCATGGCCTGCGTGTCGTGAATGTCGCGATAGGTGATCACGCCTTCGAGCGTGTTGCCCGGCACCGGCAGGATGAACGGCACGGAACCCGTTGCGATCAGCAGGCGGTCATACGGCGCTTCGGTGCCGTCGTCCGCCAGCACGACGCGGCGCACGCGATCGATGCGCTCGACGGTCTTGCCCAGATGCAGGCGAATGCCTTGCTCCGCATACCATTCGAGCGGGTTGAGCACGATGTCCTTGAACGTCTGCTCGCCCGCGAGCACAGGCGAAAGCAGGATACGGTTGTAGTTCGGATGCGGCTCCGCGCCGAACACCGTGATGTCGTACTGGTCGGGGGCGATCGCAAGCAGCTCTTCGAGCGTGCGGATACCGGCCATGCCGTTGCCGATCACGACGAGTCGGGGCTTGTTCATGCTGAATCTCCTGCGAGTGCGGGTAGAGCGGGTGGAACGGCTCGATGCTTGACGGAATGCAATGGGGTGCAGCGGCGGAGTGCAGGTGCCGCGTATCGAGGCGCATGCACTCCACTGCGTGTCTATGTGTATGAGGCCTGCATCAGACGCGCGCGGCGGCCACCGACCACGCGTTGCGCCAGCGGTGCTTCACGTTGCTCATGCCGGCCCAGCCGAGTGCGGCAAGGCACGCGAAGAGCCAGAGGCCCGCGGAGTAGGAACCGGTGGCCTGCTTGATGGTGCCGAGGCTCGCGGCGAGCGCGAAGCCGCCCACGCCGCCCGCCATGCCGATCAGGCCTGTCATCACGCCGATGTCCTTCCCGAAGCGCTGCGGCACGAGCTGGAACACCGCGCCGTTGCCGGCGCCGAGGCACAGCATCGCGGCGATGAACAGCAGCACCGTGGGCAGCGGGCCGCCCACATTGAAGCCCGCCGTGCCGATCAGCACGGCGACGGATGCGAACACCGTGAGCAGCGAACGCGTGCCGCCGATGCGGTCGGCCATCAGTCCGCCGATGGGGCGCATGACCGAGCCCGCGAACACGCACGCGGCCGCAGCCCAGCCGGCGATCTTCGGGTCGAAGGCGAACTGGTCGTGGAAGTAGCCGGGCAGGGCGCTCGCGAAGCCGGAGAAGCCGCCGAACGTGAGCGAGTAGAAGAACATGAACCACCACGAGTCGCGGTTGCCGAGCATGCGCGCGTAGTCGCCCAGTCGCTTCTTCACGACCACGCCCGGCGCGTCTTTCGCGAAGGCCGTGTAGTAGATCAGCACGGCGGCGACGGGAATGCACGCGATGCCGAACACGTTCTGCCAGCCGAACGCCACGGCGAGCGCGGGCGCGAAGAGGGCCGCGAGCACCGTGCCGGAGTTGCCCGCACCGGCAATGCCCATCGCCGTGCCTTGCTGATGCGGCGGATACCAGCGCGAGGCGAGCGGCAACGCGACGGCGAACGACGCGCCCGCCACGCCGAGCAGCACGCCGAGGAAGAGCGCCTGACCGAGCGAATGCACGCCGATCTGCCAGGCGCCCACGAGCGTCGCGATCACGATAGCCTGGCCCAGCAGACCTGCGCGCTTCGCGCCGATGCGGTCCGCGAGCAGGCCCATGAACACGCGCAGAATCGCGCCCGCCAGAATCGGCGTGGCGACCATCAGCGCGCGTTGCTGCGTGGAGAGTGCGAGGGTTTGAGCGATCTGGATCTGCAGCGGTCCGAGCAGATACCAGACCATGAAGCTCAGATCGAAGTACAGGAACGCCGAGAGGAGCGTGGGGGTGTGGCCATTGCGCCAGAAGCTGCGGTCCATGTGAGTTCCGTCGTTGGATCGCTCGCCGTGTGCGTGTTCAGACTGTTGAACGCGCTGCACCGGTTGCGACGAACGTCGAACGCCATTGCCCGACCGAAGTGTTTCTGGATGAGCCGCGCGCCTGCGTGCTGCGTCGCGTGTGGGCTCATGCCGCCCTGCGCCGTTGCAGGGGACGCGCATCGCTATGCAACGGCCGTGCCATCTTGCACGAAACCCCTCAGAGCCTTATTCCATAAGGGTTCGCGCATATCGGCCCGGAACCGGATATTGCACCGCAGCAGTGCGCGGCACCGGCGAGAGGCACTCCTGCGGTGCGATGCGTTGCAGTGAAGTGCAGGCGAGCGCCTGCAGGGCCGGTTGCCTCGAAACATGAACGGTGCTGCGTGAAGCGCGGGGAAAACGGGGAGCGGGATGAAGCAGGAGGACGTGCGTTCCGTTGCCGTGAGAGGCACCGGATGCAGCGAAAAGAGGGGAAGCGGGAAGCGCGCGGCACGATGATGCGTCGCGCGCGGGGATGGGCCGCGAGGTGCCGTCGGTCAGCTCGTCGTCTCGGGCATGCGCTTTTTCAGTTCGTTCGAGGCGGCGAGCGGAATGCGCGCGTCGTCCCACTCGCGCAGCCATTCCACTTCACGCGCGGTGAAGACCTGGCCGTAGTTGCGCAGGGCGTACTGCAGCGAATCGATGATGTGATTGCGGATGATCTCGGGCGTGCGCTGGTCGTCTAGCACCGCACGGAACGCTTCGAGCGTGGCCATGGTCGTTGCTCCTGTTGCTGTTGGGGCCACGCGCAGGCGAATGAAGGTCATGAGCGTGCGCGCGGACCGTGATGCGATCCGCGCTTTATCGCACGTCAATAGTCGGGAGACAAACGGAAAAAAATCAGGCGCCCGCGAATGTGCCGGTGGGTGGGCGTGTTCGAGGACGTTCATTCCACGCCGCACGCCGAATCCGACTAGCGACTATGCGGCCCTCTACTCCGCAGGCACGGGAACAATCGAAGAGATGCGCCAGCCCATGCCGGTACGAAGCGCCACTTCGTACATGAGGAATCGGCCCGTCGTGGCGGAGGCCGGCGACTTTCCGGACGTGATCAGGGCGGGCGCGTAGAGCTGCGCGACGTCGTCGCTGAGGGGAAGTATCTTGATGTTGCCGGTCTCCGGTTCGAATTTCCAGACGCCCTTGAAGGTCTCGCGGAAGTGATCCAGCAAGGCGGTTCTGCCCCAGATGCGGTAGGGACGCGCGACGAGTGCCACGGGATCGGATTCGCCCGGCGAAGAAGAGACGAAGACGCTCGCGAA
It encodes the following:
- a CDS encoding nuclear transport factor 2 family protein codes for the protein MNRNGFRSAVFSLLVAALPATYAQTAAAAQHFTDGDQQEIRTLFLRQAHAATTHDLTEFASVFVSSSPGESDPVALVARPYRIWGRTALLDHFRETFKGVWKFEPETGNIKILPLSDDVAQLYAPALITSGKSPASATTGRFLMYEVALRTGMGWRISSIVPVPAE